The Cyprinus carpio isolate SPL01 chromosome B17, ASM1834038v1, whole genome shotgun sequence genome has a window encoding:
- the fam161b gene encoding protein FAM161B isoform X1, producing MTMISPTLDISRSEEGGNVHVSERLLSCNEDRYQSELSLELHLEALKAKRKQQLEKLELRHQNGLEKRLLQNSLLTSSTEWILKSKIPQQSIRRNSENHKHHSSKVILQNLISNGVKAPRTTGTDSLGTVMERQRKPLPQDSQKAKEEADLAECRKQFRVAPVPEHVSKPLYDDLIHEQERLRKEGREQRRDFLLTTQKPFRLHKKEEKKRERLKEDMSSANKSEKTEPVCVRKPIPKAVSDHSFSEQLKEQEQQRKIRIHLRAQETLKASSAPIQRQEPSADRQTRSAQKSKSKMLGYLDQKLSFRPKTNTAVPDFDKLFQAFQQKAMEAAEKRDVTHCKPFQLRTSTLQPRHRSPENPQKSRDETNLKRSSSFGGLTSLSMDTLPTYITDAARKRSMAVRRSLELKDLKEQENAKWMKQHRIRSQAMSRAVAMRAKAMDPHKSLKEVYQEKLKQNRQADLERMKDYQKELKEIKTRVTSRPYLFEQVSQKNAKNNAERRYRNTLEQAGLDENFVRSKGETNKAIHVENESADEDHDSTESETKMQEVGKTVSQMRRKKKGMWKPKRKSCADRRGWWPSVFHPYSICAGETVVRQQIAGRSFQFCA from the exons ATGACGATG ATCTCTCCCACTTTAGATATCTCTAGATCTGAAGAGGGAGGCAATGTGCACGTTTCGGAACGCCTGCTGTCCTGTAATGAGGACAGATATCAGTCTGAACTGTCTCTTGAGTTGCATTTGGAGGCTCTGAAGGCCAAACGCAAGCAGCAGCTGGAGAAATTAGAGCTCCGGCACCAGAATGGCCTGGAGAAGAGGCTCCTGCAGAACTCCCTGCTCACTTCGAGCACCGAATGGATACTTAAATCCAAAATACCCCAGCAGAGCATCAGGCGAAACTCAGAGAACCACAAACACCACAG TTCAAAGGTGATTCTGCAGAATTTGATCTCAAATGGAGTCAAGGCACCAAGAACTACAGGAACTGACTCTTTGGGAACAGtgatggagagacagaggaagcCTCTCCCTCAGGATTCACAGAAAGCCAAAGAGGAGGCAGACCTGGCTGAGTGTCGGAAACAGTTTCGTGTCGCTCCCGTCCCTGAGCACGTCTCAAAGCCTCTTTATGATGACCTCATCCATGAACAAGAGCGCTTGAGGAAGGAAGGTCGTGAGCAGAGGAGAGATTTCCTCTTGACCACGCAGAAGCCCTTCAGGCTCCACAAGAAGGAGGAGAAGAAGCGAGAGAGGCTGAAGGAGGACATGTCCTCTGccaataaaagtgaaaaaacagAACCAGTTTGTGTGAGAAAACCTATACCGAAAGCGGTCTCAGACCACAGCTTCTCTGAACAATTGAAAG AGCAGGAGCAGCAAAGGAAGATTCGCATTCATCTGAGAGCTCAGGAGACTCTGAAAGCCTCCTCAGCACCCATCCAAAGGCAGGAACCCAGTGCAGATAGACAGACCCGCAGTGCTCAGAAGAGCAAAAGCAAGATGCTGGGTTACTTGGACCAGAAGCTGTCCTTCAGACCTAAAACTAACACTGCCGTGCCTGACTTTGATAAGCTTTTCCAGGCCTTTCAACAAAAGGCAATGGAGGCTGCAGAGAAGAGAGATGTCACTCACTGTAAACCTTTCCAGCTGCGCACATCCACACTGCAGCCACGCCACAGGAGCCCAGAAAACCCACAG AAATCTAGAGATGAGACGAATCTAAAGAGAAGCAGTTCATTTGGTGGCCTGACATCACTGTCTATGGACACTCTTCCAACTTACATAACAGATGCTGCCAGGAAAAGATCCATGGCTGTAAG GAGATCTCTGGAGCTGAAGGACCTTAAGGAGCAGGAGAATGCAAAGTGGATGAAGCAGCACAGAATCAGGTCTCAAGCTATGAGCAGGGCAGTAGCAATGAGAGCCAAGGCAATGGACCCTCATAAAAGTCTTAAAGAGGTCTACCAGGAGAAACTCAAACAGAACCG GCAAGCTGATCTGGAGAGGATGAAAGATTATCAAAAAGAGCTGAAGGAAATCAAAACCAGAGTAACGTCTCGCCCGTACCTATTTGAGCAGGTGTCGCAG AAAAATGCCAAGAATAATGCTGAACGCAGATACAGGAATACTTTGGAACAAGCAGGTCTGGATGAAAATTTTGTGAGATCAAAGGGAGAAACAAATAAGGCCATCCATGTGGAGAATGAGTCTGCGGATGAGGATCATGACAGCACTGAAAGCGAAAC AAAAA tgcagGAAGTGGGGAAGACAGTGTCACAAATGAGGAGGAAAAAGAAGGGAATGTGGAAACCAAAGAGGAAGAGTTGTGCTGACAGACGCGGTTGGTGGCCCAGTGTATTTCATCCATATTCCATATGTGCAGGGGAGACTGTGGTCAGGCAACAAATTGCTGGCAGAtcatttcagttttgtgcatga
- the fam161b gene encoding protein FAM161B isoform X2, giving the protein MTMISPTLDISRSEEGGNVHVSERLLSCNEDRYQSELSLELHLEALKAKRKQQLEKLELRHQNGLEKRLLQNSLLTSSTEWILKSKIPQQSIRRNSENHKHHSSKVILQNLISNGVKAPRTTGTDSLGTVMERQRKPLPQDSQKAKEEADLAECRKQFRVAPVPEHVSKPLYDDLIHEQERLRKEGREQRRDFLLTTQKPFRLHKKEEKKRERLKEDMSSANKSEKTEPVCVRKPIPKAVSDHSFSEQLKEQEQQRKIRIHLRAQETLKASSAPIQRQEPSADRQTRSAQKSKSKMLGYLDQKLSFRPKTNTAVPDFDKLFQAFQQKAMEAAEKRDVTHCKPFQLRTSTLQPRHRSPENPQKSRDETNLKRSSSFGGLTSLSMDTLPTYITDAARKRSMAVRRSLELKDLKEQENAKWMKQHRIRSQAMSRAVAMRAKAMDPHKSLKEVYQEKLKQNRQADLERMKDYQKELKEIKTRVTSRPYLFEQVSQKNAKNNAERRYRNTLEQAGLDENFVRSKGETNKAIHVENESADEDHDSTESETQKSAGSGEDSVTNEEEKEGNVETKEEELC; this is encoded by the exons ATGACGATG ATCTCTCCCACTTTAGATATCTCTAGATCTGAAGAGGGAGGCAATGTGCACGTTTCGGAACGCCTGCTGTCCTGTAATGAGGACAGATATCAGTCTGAACTGTCTCTTGAGTTGCATTTGGAGGCTCTGAAGGCCAAACGCAAGCAGCAGCTGGAGAAATTAGAGCTCCGGCACCAGAATGGCCTGGAGAAGAGGCTCCTGCAGAACTCCCTGCTCACTTCGAGCACCGAATGGATACTTAAATCCAAAATACCCCAGCAGAGCATCAGGCGAAACTCAGAGAACCACAAACACCACAG TTCAAAGGTGATTCTGCAGAATTTGATCTCAAATGGAGTCAAGGCACCAAGAACTACAGGAACTGACTCTTTGGGAACAGtgatggagagacagaggaagcCTCTCCCTCAGGATTCACAGAAAGCCAAAGAGGAGGCAGACCTGGCTGAGTGTCGGAAACAGTTTCGTGTCGCTCCCGTCCCTGAGCACGTCTCAAAGCCTCTTTATGATGACCTCATCCATGAACAAGAGCGCTTGAGGAAGGAAGGTCGTGAGCAGAGGAGAGATTTCCTCTTGACCACGCAGAAGCCCTTCAGGCTCCACAAGAAGGAGGAGAAGAAGCGAGAGAGGCTGAAGGAGGACATGTCCTCTGccaataaaagtgaaaaaacagAACCAGTTTGTGTGAGAAAACCTATACCGAAAGCGGTCTCAGACCACAGCTTCTCTGAACAATTGAAAG AGCAGGAGCAGCAAAGGAAGATTCGCATTCATCTGAGAGCTCAGGAGACTCTGAAAGCCTCCTCAGCACCCATCCAAAGGCAGGAACCCAGTGCAGATAGACAGACCCGCAGTGCTCAGAAGAGCAAAAGCAAGATGCTGGGTTACTTGGACCAGAAGCTGTCCTTCAGACCTAAAACTAACACTGCCGTGCCTGACTTTGATAAGCTTTTCCAGGCCTTTCAACAAAAGGCAATGGAGGCTGCAGAGAAGAGAGATGTCACTCACTGTAAACCTTTCCAGCTGCGCACATCCACACTGCAGCCACGCCACAGGAGCCCAGAAAACCCACAG AAATCTAGAGATGAGACGAATCTAAAGAGAAGCAGTTCATTTGGTGGCCTGACATCACTGTCTATGGACACTCTTCCAACTTACATAACAGATGCTGCCAGGAAAAGATCCATGGCTGTAAG GAGATCTCTGGAGCTGAAGGACCTTAAGGAGCAGGAGAATGCAAAGTGGATGAAGCAGCACAGAATCAGGTCTCAAGCTATGAGCAGGGCAGTAGCAATGAGAGCCAAGGCAATGGACCCTCATAAAAGTCTTAAAGAGGTCTACCAGGAGAAACTCAAACAGAACCG GCAAGCTGATCTGGAGAGGATGAAAGATTATCAAAAAGAGCTGAAGGAAATCAAAACCAGAGTAACGTCTCGCCCGTACCTATTTGAGCAGGTGTCGCAG AAAAATGCCAAGAATAATGCTGAACGCAGATACAGGAATACTTTGGAACAAGCAGGTCTGGATGAAAATTTTGTGAGATCAAAGGGAGAAACAAATAAGGCCATCCATGTGGAGAATGAGTCTGCGGATGAGGATCATGACAGCACTGAAAGCGAAACCCAGAAGAG tgcagGAAGTGGGGAAGACAGTGTCACAAATGAGGAGGAAAAAGAAGGGAATGTGGAAACCAAAGAGGAAGAGTTGTGCTGA